In Archaeoglobus profundus DSM 5631, the sequence ACCTTTCACCCCTGTAGTTTATCAGCTTACCGCTGTAGAACTCGTTTCCGAAAGGCCTTATCAGAACGTCCGCTTTGACTTCTTTAGCTACTCTAAGTATATGCGGAACTATCTCCGGTGGAGGTCTTATAGAGTATATGAGGCTTGAATTTGAATAAATCTCAAGTCTTGGTGTGGTTATGTCATCGATGTAAAACTCAATATCCTTAATGGGAATATGCCTTATATCAGTCGCAACTACTCTAAAGCCGTTTTCTTTTAATTTTAGAGCTACGATCCAGTTGTAACCTATACCTACTTCAACCAACTTCCCGCTGTAACGCTTGGATATGTAATCTGCTATCTGCAACACAAGTTTTTAATCTTGAAAAGTATTATAACGTTTTGTGTTGGGTGTGGTAATAAGGGAGTACAGCGTAAAGGACTTTAGAGATATAATGGAAATAGATGGAGAGGCTTTTTCTCCGCGAAACCCTGTTTATGACGTGTACATTTACGTGACTTACGGTAGCGACTTACTCGTTGCGGATATAGGTGGGAAAGTTGTTGGTTACATAGCAGTGATGGATATAGACAGGGAAACATCCAAGATAGTATCTTTAGCCGTTAAGAAGGAGTTCAGAAGGAAAGGAATTGGTACCAAATTACTCTCCACGGCCATAGAAAGGTGCAAAGAGAGGGGAAAAAAGAAGATAATACTTGAAGTTAGGGTATCAAACTACCCTGCTCAGAATTTGTATAAAAAAATGGGTTTCAAGATTGTTGACGTAATCCCAAACTACTATCAAGATGGTGAAGATGCTTACCTCATGGTTTTAGATCTGACTCAATCGACTCAAGAAGCTCCCTTATCTTAGGGTTGTTCAAGAGCTCGCTTGCATGCTTGTCCTTAAATATCTCGTATATTCCTTTACACAAAAGAAGTATCGCTCTTTTATGATCTGCTTTGCTCTTGTGGATGTGTACTGGGTGTACACCCAATTCGTCATACAACTTGAAGTGTCCGTTTGCAACACCGGCGTTTTCAAAGAACCTCTTGACATTAAAAAGAGCCAGATGCAGTAAGACCATTTCCTCCTTGTGCATGGGCATCACCACTACGAGATGGTAGTATAGAATAAAAAAACTTATTGCTCGAAAAACACTTTTACATACAATACCATACATATTTATTTGTATTTACCATCATTATCTTTCATTTAATTTGTTTTCCAAAACTCTTAAATACTGCCTAAGGGAATAAAGAAATAGGCCAGGGTGGCAGAGGGGCCATGCGGGGGACTGCAGATCCCCTGACCCCGGTTCAAATCCGGGCCCTGGCTTAAATTTAAATTCTCTAAAAGTTCTCTTAATTTCTCATTGATAAATGAGCTAATATCAACTTCCAGTTCTTTAGCTTTCTGTAATAGATTTTTATCAACTCCAACAAATTCTATAGAGTTGTCCAACTTGTTGTCCAACTCACTTTCATCTACTGAAATCAAGAATTTATTTTTATCAATTTCATAAATCTTAGCTCCTTTTCCAATTATTTCTTTGTATTCTAGAGGAAATCTAACAATAGGATATTCAAATCCTTCTTTTGCTTTCTTCTTTCCAATAATAGATCTACCAACTAATTTCATTTCTCGATCACCTCTTCTTTAGCTTCTTTAATCAAGCTCTCAATTTCAGATTCAATCTTAGACTTGAAGAACTTTAATCTCTCGAGAGAAGAGTAAGGATCGAGTGCTATTGCAACATCCTCTGTTAATTTCCCAACTTCTTCGGCTTGATGAATAAATTCAAATAGATCTTCAAGAAATTCACCAAACCCTTTAGCAAACCCTTCAGGATTCTCTTCTATCGTTCTTACAAGCTCTTCGAGCTTCTTTTTATGTTCCTCTTCAGTATACTTACTTCTAAGAGCTATCTTTTTTCTTCTTTCTTCTTGTTCGTGTTTGAAAAGTTTGTATAGTTCCTTGTTTACTTGCAATAAATTCTTCTCAAAAATCGTCTCAAATTTTTCAATCGTCTCCAATGGATCCTTTTTAAACTCTTCAATGCATTCCTGCAAAGTCTTTAAATACGCTCTGTAAAAATCGTAAAGGGGTTCAATCCTTCTAATTTTATTAATAAAATCACTTTCTATTTCTTTTTCGACTTCAAAAGTCTCGAAAATTAAATCTTTCTTGAAATCTTCTGATAATTCTGAGCTTATAATCTCTTTTCTCAATAAGTCAAGCTTATGTGCAATGTAACTCTTCCCGAACTCTATTTCATTCAGTATTATTAATCCTTCAAAAGGTTCCAAGGATTCTAATTCGCTCTTTAATCTAGAAACACGATTCTCTAAGAACATATCAAATGCTTTTTTGAATGCTCTTATCTCTGACAATTTACTAGCTATAAATTTACCTGCATCCTTTAGCTTTATTGTTTTCTTTTTTCCTTTTGTCCAACCTTCCTCTTTAATCACTATTTTTCCTTTTTCCTTTAACTTTCTAATAACATTTGAAAACGTCAAGTTTGAAACAGCGTTTTCCCCTTCTCTTTCTTTATAAAGTCTATACAGCTCGTTAAACCCTAATCCTTCTGGGTACTTGCTTAAGATTTCAAGCACTCTTTCTTCAGCTATTTCTGACCTCCTTTTTATCATTTAAACCACCTAACTAAGTAACTAACTAATTAACATTAGTTAGTTACTTAAGACTTTTGCAAGAAAGTCCAATTGAGGTGATGTGAAAGTGGCTGTAAGAACTCGTGAAATTGAAGAGATTAGAAAAAATGTGAGAGAGTTTGCAAAAAAACAGACACAACCCTTTTCAGTAAACGATGTGGCTAGAGAATTCGGTATCTCATGGACGACAGCAAGAGCAATTCTTCTTGAATTAGCTCTTGAGGGAGAAGTCGAAGTTATGAAAACTAGCAAATCCTATATCTTTATTCCGAAAAGGGGTGATAAGAGATGAAAAAGATAAAGATTGAAAATGTAATGATTGAACTTGAAGAACCTCTAAGATTCTTCAAATTCGAAGCGGATAAGATATATGAGGTCGAAATAGACTTGCAAAGATTTCCTATAATTAAGAAATTCAGAAGTAGAAATGGAGGAGAATATCCTGCATGCATTTACAATCTTAGAATACTCAGAGAAAATGGAAAAGAGATTAATTCCGAATGGATGCAAAGGAGAGTAAGTGTAGGGGATTACAGAGAGGACGAAAATGGCATAAGAGTAAAGCCAAGAATGTTCTCCGAGTTTTGGCAATTAGCACAGATATATGATAAGTTTAGGGCAGGAATTCACAAATGCATCGTAAAAACTAAAGGAGGAAATAAAGGACAAGTTCTTACGAGAATCATTCATAGCAAGGACTGCGATTGCTTGAAAAGCAGAGAGGGAGAAAAAAGAAGAGAAGAAAGAGATTCTGATATACAAGTTTATCATCCTCAGGAAATCGCAGAAAGACTAAAGGAGGATATAAAAGAGGAAAAAGCCATCACCGTTAAAGAAGTAATGGATCGATACAATACA encodes:
- a CDS encoding UPF0146 family protein; translated protein: MLQIADYISKRYSGKLVEVGIGYNWIVALKLKENGFRVVATDIRHIPIKDIEFYIDDITTPRLEIYSNSSLIYSIRPPPEIVPHILRVAKEVKADVLIRPFGNEFYSGKLINYRGERFYVWRDGIET
- the rimI gene encoding ribosomal protein S18-alanine N-acetyltransferase, coding for MLGVVIREYSVKDFRDIMEIDGEAFSPRNPVYDVYIYVTYGSDLLVADIGGKVVGYIAVMDIDRETSKIVSLAVKKEFRRKGIGTKLLSTAIERCKERGKKKIILEVRVSNYPAQNLYKKMGFKIVDVIPNYYQDGEDAYLMVLDLTQSTQEAPLS
- a CDS encoding UPF0058 family protein; this encodes MHKEEMVLLHLALFNVKRFFENAGVANGHFKLYDELGVHPVHIHKSKADHKRAILLLCKGIYEIFKDKHASELLNNPKIRELLESIESDLKP
- a CDS encoding response regulator, with protein sequence MKVAVRTREIEEIRKNVREFAKKQTQPFSVNDVAREFGISWTTARAILLELALEGEVEVMKTSKSYIFIPKRGDKR
- a CDS encoding GntR family transcriptional regulator; translation: MKKIKIENVMIELEEPLRFFKFEADKIYEVEIDLQRFPIIKKFRSRNGGEYPACIYNLRILRENGKEINSEWMQRRVSVGDYREDENGIRVKPRMFSEFWQLAQIYDKFRAGIHKCIVKTKGGNKGQVLTRIIHSKDCDCLKSREGEKRREERDSDIQVYHPQEIAERLKEDIKEEKAITVKEVMDRYNTNEETARKALDVLTEEGLAVKIREDKYFISPKSEL